One genomic region from Salinicola endophyticus encodes:
- a CDS encoding 2-isopropylmalate synthase — MSAFDHRKYRPAPRVPAFDRQWPDRDLDHAPIWVSEDLRDGNQALLEPMSVAQKQRFWHQIVKVGIKEVMVGFPSASQPDYDFVRWLIEEDQIPEDVTIAVLVQCREHLIEKTFESLVGAKRAIVHLYNSTSTTQRERVFEMDRAGIVDIAVQGATWVKTYAARYPQIEWCFEYTPESFSSTEIDFSLEICEAVMDVWQPTPDNKCILNLPTTVEVAGPHHHADQIEYFCQHIKNRDSVIISVHTHNDRGGAAASAELALLAGAERVEGTLLGNGERTGNMDIVTLAMNLYSQGIDPELDLSNPDEIIQVVQECTGIAMHPRHPWVGEMVYTAFSGSHQDAIRKSLKKQRPDEPWQVAYLPIDPRDIGRDYQAVIRVNSQSGKGGMAFLLERDYGISLPRWMMLALAPYVQKESEVRASELSSEIIRQVMFDNFQREAPLSLADYRLSKGQEEGIEVTLWQGAETLRLSGKGNGAMSSFTDAWQRHTGTSVGIIDYSEHSLGGDSDANAIAFVQLNVGGQRICAVAEDSDTVSASLKAILSGINLAEAQGAPQSTEARATTVD, encoded by the coding sequence ATGTCCGCCTTCGATCATCGCAAGTACCGCCCGGCCCCCCGGGTACCCGCCTTCGACCGCCAGTGGCCGGATCGTGATCTCGATCACGCCCCGATCTGGGTCAGCGAAGACCTACGCGATGGCAACCAGGCCCTGCTCGAGCCGATGAGCGTGGCCCAGAAGCAGCGTTTCTGGCACCAGATCGTCAAGGTCGGGATCAAGGAGGTGATGGTCGGCTTCCCCTCGGCGAGTCAGCCGGACTACGACTTCGTGCGCTGGCTGATCGAAGAGGATCAGATCCCCGAGGATGTCACCATCGCCGTGCTGGTGCAGTGCCGCGAACATCTGATCGAAAAGACCTTCGAGTCGCTGGTCGGCGCCAAACGGGCGATCGTCCACCTCTACAACTCCACCTCCACCACCCAGCGCGAGCGGGTGTTCGAGATGGACCGTGCAGGGATCGTCGATATCGCCGTGCAGGGGGCGACCTGGGTCAAGACCTACGCCGCGCGCTACCCGCAGATCGAGTGGTGCTTCGAGTACACGCCGGAGAGCTTCTCCAGCACCGAGATCGACTTCTCGCTGGAGATCTGCGAGGCGGTGATGGATGTCTGGCAGCCGACCCCGGACAACAAGTGCATCCTCAATCTGCCGACCACGGTCGAGGTCGCCGGGCCGCACCACCACGCCGATCAGATCGAGTACTTCTGCCAGCACATCAAGAATCGCGACAGCGTGATCATCTCGGTGCACACCCACAACGACCGTGGCGGTGCCGCGGCCTCCGCCGAGCTCGCCCTGCTGGCGGGTGCCGAGCGCGTCGAGGGAACTCTGCTGGGTAACGGCGAGCGCACCGGCAACATGGATATCGTCACCCTGGCGATGAACCTCTACAGCCAGGGGATCGACCCCGAGCTCGACCTCTCCAATCCGGACGAGATCATCCAGGTGGTGCAGGAGTGCACCGGTATCGCGATGCATCCGCGCCACCCCTGGGTCGGCGAGATGGTCTACACCGCCTTCTCCGGCAGCCATCAGGATGCCATCCGCAAGTCGCTCAAGAAGCAGCGCCCCGATGAGCCGTGGCAGGTGGCCTATCTGCCCATCGATCCGCGCGACATCGGCCGCGACTACCAGGCGGTGATCCGCGTCAACAGTCAGTCCGGCAAGGGTGGGATGGCGTTCCTGCTCGAGCGCGACTACGGCATCAGCCTGCCGCGCTGGATGATGCTGGCGCTGGCGCCGTATGTGCAGAAGGAGAGCGAAGTGCGCGCCAGCGAGCTCTCCAGCGAGATCATTCGCCAGGTGATGTTCGACAACTTCCAGCGTGAAGCGCCGCTGTCGCTGGCCGACTACCGGCTCTCCAAGGGGCAGGAAGAGGGCATCGAGGTGACCCTGTGGCAGGGTGCCGAGACCCTGCGCCTGTCGGGCAAGGGCAACGGTGCGATGTCCTCCTTCACCGATGCCTGGCAGCGCCATACCGGTACCAGCGTGGGGATCATCGACTACAGCGAGCACTCGCTGGGCGGTGACAGCGACGCCAACGCCATCGCCTTCGTTCAGCTCAATGTCGGCGGTCAGCGCATCTGCGCGGTGGCTGAAGACAGTGATACCGTCAGTGCGTCGCTCAAGGCGATCCTCTCCGGGATCAACCTGGCCGAGGCCCAGGGGGCCCCGCAGAGCACCGAGGCCCGCGCGACCACCGTCGACTGA